From one Streptomyces sp. 846.5 genomic stretch:
- a CDS encoding serine hydrolase domain-containing protein codes for MDSLLMIDKWPVPTAAAAVVLRDGTLAGARGPQQHAFALASVTKPLSAFAVLVAVEEGAVELDQPAGPEGSTVRHLLAHTSGLAFDEHRQMAAPGTRRLYSNAGFDVLAETVEKATGIPFPQYAAEAVFEPLGMADTLIDPASKSPAGAGGVSTTADLARFAAELQAPRVLHPSTLAEATTVAFPGLDGVLPGFGHQRPNDWGLGFDLRGHKAPHWMGLHSAPTAFGHFGQTGTFLWVDPVAGAACVALTDRPFGTWAAELWPPFTDAVLRELAG; via the coding sequence ATGGACAGCCTGTTGATGATCGACAAGTGGCCGGTGCCGACGGCGGCCGCCGCCGTGGTGCTGCGGGACGGCACCCTGGCGGGGGCGCGCGGGCCGCAGCAGCACGCCTTCGCGCTGGCGTCGGTCACCAAGCCGCTCAGCGCCTTCGCGGTGCTGGTCGCGGTCGAGGAGGGGGCGGTCGAGCTGGACCAGCCGGCCGGCCCCGAGGGCTCGACGGTGCGTCATCTGCTGGCCCACACCTCGGGGCTGGCCTTCGACGAGCACCGGCAGATGGCCGCGCCCGGCACCCGCAGGCTCTACTCCAACGCCGGTTTCGACGTGCTGGCCGAGACCGTGGAGAAGGCCACCGGCATCCCCTTCCCGCAGTACGCCGCGGAGGCCGTGTTCGAGCCGCTGGGCATGGCCGACACCCTGATCGACCCGGCGTCCAAGAGCCCGGCCGGCGCGGGCGGCGTCTCCACCACCGCCGACCTGGCCCGCTTCGCCGCGGAGCTGCAGGCGCCCAGGGTGCTGCACCCGTCCACCCTGGCGGAGGCGACCACGGTGGCCTTCCCCGGGCTGGACGGCGTGCTGCCGGGGTTCGGGCACCAGCGGCCCAACGACTGGGGCCTCGGCTTCGACCTGCGCGGCCACAAGGCGCCGCACTGGATGGGCCTGCACAGCGCCCCCACCGCCTTCGGCCACTTCGGCCAGACCGGGACCTTCCTCTGGGTGGACCCGGTCGCCGGCGCCGCCTGCGTCGCCCTCACCGACCGTCCCTTCGGCACCTGGGCCGCGGAGCTGTGGCCCCCGTTCACCGACGCGGTGCTGCGGGAGCTGGCCGGCTGA
- a CDS encoding DUF3052 domain-containing protein, whose amino-acid sequence MSATADPAEDRTNPANRLGFQPGQVVQELGYDDDVDQDLREAVEDLTGSELVDEDYDDVADAVLMWFREDSEDGDLTDALVDAQEYLVEGGLVWLLTPKTGRTGHVEASDIAEAAQTAGLSQTSTVAVSKDWQAVRLATPKAAKAGQR is encoded by the coding sequence GTGAGCGCGACCGCGGACCCCGCGGAGGACAGGACCAACCCGGCAAACCGGTTGGGATTCCAGCCCGGACAGGTGGTCCAGGAGCTCGGCTACGACGACGACGTCGACCAGGATCTGCGTGAGGCCGTGGAGGACCTCACCGGAAGCGAACTCGTCGACGAGGACTACGACGACGTCGCGGACGCCGTGCTGATGTGGTTCCGCGAGGACAGCGAGGACGGCGACCTCACCGACGCCCTCGTCGACGCCCAGGAGTACCTGGTGGAGGGCGGCCTCGTCTGGCTGCTCACCCCCAAGACCGGGCGTACCGGGCACGTCGAGGCCAGCGACATCGCCGAAGCGGCGCAGACCGCCGGCCTCTCCCAGACCAGCACCGTCGCCGTCAGCAAGGACTGGCAGGCGGTTCGGCTGGCCACCCCCAAGGCCGCCAAGGCAGGCCAGCGCTGA
- a CDS encoding TerD family protein, giving the protein MGVSLSKGGNVSLSKEAPGLTAVLVGLGWDARTTTGADFDLDASAILTSETGKVVSDKDFVFYNNLKSSDGSVEHTGDNTTGEGEGDDEVIKVNLASVPANVAKIVFPVSIYDAETRLQSFGQVRSAYIRIVNQSGGQEIARYDLTEDASTETAMVFGELYRNGTEWKFRAIGQGYASGLRGIAQDFGVNV; this is encoded by the coding sequence GTGGGTGTCAGCCTCAGCAAGGGTGGCAACGTCTCGCTCAGCAAGGAGGCGCCCGGCCTGACCGCGGTCCTCGTCGGCCTGGGCTGGGACGCTCGTACCACCACCGGCGCAGACTTCGACCTGGACGCCAGCGCCATCCTCACGTCCGAAACCGGCAAGGTCGTCTCGGACAAGGACTTCGTCTTCTACAACAACCTCAAGTCCTCGGACGGCTCGGTCGAGCACACCGGTGACAACACCACCGGTGAGGGCGAGGGCGACGACGAGGTCATCAAGGTGAACCTGGCGAGCGTCCCCGCCAATGTCGCCAAGATCGTCTTCCCGGTCTCCATCTACGACGCGGAGACCCGGCTGCAGAGCTTCGGCCAGGTCCGCAGCGCCTACATCCGGATCGTCAACCAGTCCGGGGGCCAGGAGATCGCCCGCTACGACCTCACCGAGGACGCCTCCACCGAGACCGCCATGGTCTTCGGCGAGCTGTACCGCAACGGGACCGAGTGGAAGTTCCGCGCCATCGGCCAGGGCTACGCCTCCGGGCTGCGCGGCATCGCCCAGGACTTCGGCGTCAACGTCTGA
- a CDS encoding DUF475 domain-containing protein — translation MLLRTFGWSFGITLIGLAAAAYFWGADGFGVVLILSVLEISLSFDNAVINATILKRMTPFWQKIFLTVGVLIAVFGMRLVFPLLVVALTAHISPVSVVQLALDSTKTQAGLTYAQHLDAAHPAIAAFGGMFLLMIFLDFILGEKEIQWLEWLEKPLEKIGKLDQLSVVVSLIVLMLSARFFAEGGAETVLLAGVAGLTTYLAVGGLSNLFESAGEDDEDEEDDAEEAAVATPPTRNGKPAILVAGKAAFFLFLYLEVLDASFSFDGVVGAFAISQDIFQITLGLGIGAMYIRSLTVYLVRQGTLDDYVYLEHGAHYAIGALAIILMVSIKYTIPEIVTGLIGVAFIGLALASSILRNKRLAAAGDVPPL, via the coding sequence GTGCTCCTCCGTACCTTCGGGTGGTCCTTCGGGATCACCCTGATCGGCCTCGCGGCTGCCGCGTATTTCTGGGGGGCGGACGGCTTCGGCGTCGTCCTGATCCTCTCTGTCCTTGAGATCTCGCTGTCCTTCGACAATGCCGTCATCAACGCGACCATCCTCAAGCGGATGACGCCGTTCTGGCAGAAGATCTTCCTCACCGTCGGCGTGCTGATCGCCGTGTTCGGCATGCGCCTGGTCTTCCCGCTGCTGGTGGTGGCGCTGACCGCGCACATCAGCCCGGTCAGCGTGGTGCAGCTGGCACTTGACTCCACCAAGACCCAGGCCGGGCTGACCTACGCCCAGCACCTGGACGCGGCGCATCCGGCGATCGCCGCGTTCGGCGGGATGTTCCTGCTGATGATCTTCCTGGACTTCATCCTCGGTGAGAAGGAGATCCAGTGGCTCGAGTGGCTGGAGAAGCCGCTGGAGAAGATCGGCAAGCTGGACCAGCTGTCGGTGGTCGTCTCGCTGATCGTGCTGATGCTCTCCGCCCGCTTCTTCGCCGAGGGCGGCGCGGAGACCGTCCTGCTGGCCGGCGTCGCCGGACTCACCACCTACCTGGCCGTGGGCGGCCTGTCCAACCTCTTCGAGAGCGCAGGCGAGGACGACGAGGACGAGGAGGACGACGCGGAGGAGGCAGCCGTCGCGACCCCGCCGACCCGCAACGGCAAGCCGGCCATCCTGGTCGCCGGCAAGGCCGCGTTCTTCCTCTTCCTCTACCTGGAGGTGCTGGACGCCTCGTTCTCCTTCGACGGCGTCGTCGGCGCGTTCGCCATCAGCCAGGACATCTTCCAGATCACCCTGGGCCTGGGCATCGGCGCCATGTACATCCGCTCCCTGACGGTCTACCTGGTCCGCCAGGGCACCCTGGACGACTACGTCTACCTGGAGCACGGCGCGCACTACGCCATCGGCGCGCTGGCCATCATCCTGATGGTCTCCATCAAGTACACGATCCCGGAGATCGTCACCGGCCTGATCGGCGTAGCCTTCATCGGCCTCGCCCTGGCCTCCTCGATCCTCCGCAACAAGCGCCTGGCCGCCGCGGGGGACGTCCCCCCTTTGTAG
- a CDS encoding MerR family transcriptional regulator gives MSLAMAAEPAEPTEPDDTPRHTIGEVVARTGLTAHTLRWYERIGLLEHPARSHSGQRRFSERDLVWLEFLNKLRLTQMPVADMVRYAELRREGEHTAAARQELLVQHRDEVRQRIADLQATLMIIDCKIDLYAERQTQV, from the coding sequence ATGTCACTGGCGATGGCCGCAGAACCGGCAGAACCGACGGAACCCGACGACACCCCGCGCCACACCATCGGCGAGGTCGTCGCCCGGACCGGGCTCACCGCGCACACGCTGCGCTGGTACGAGCGGATCGGCCTGCTGGAGCATCCGGCCCGCTCGCACTCGGGCCAGCGGCGGTTCAGCGAGCGCGACCTGGTCTGGCTGGAGTTCCTCAACAAGCTCCGGCTGACCCAGATGCCGGTGGCGGACATGGTCCGCTACGCCGAGCTGCGCCGCGAGGGCGAGCACACCGCCGCCGCCCGCCAGGAGCTGCTGGTCCAGCACCGCGACGAGGTGCGCCAGCGGATCGCGGACCTGCAGGCCACGCTGATGATCATCGACTGCAAGATCGACCTTTATGCGGAGAGGCAGACGCAGGTATGA
- a CDS encoding aldo/keto reductase, translating to MSSNSTIPTTTLGTGGPVVGVQGLGCMGMSDFYGETDTAEALATLDRALELGVTFLDTADMYGHGENEKLIGPFVRANRDRVVVATKFSIERRIDDPTYRAVRNDPAYIRQAVDASLGRLGVDVIDVYYMHRRNPEVPLAESVGAMGELVTAGKVRYLGLSEVTGAELREAHAVHPITALQSEWSLFSRDVERSAVPAAAELGVAFVPYSPLGRGFLTGAFANASELGAADFRNYQPRFTGDNAAQNAALLTPVHKIAAAHGATAAQVALAWVQQQGEVHGLAVVPIPGTRRRSRLEENVGATALHLSSEELAALEPIAAAVVGDRYADMTGTSAARE from the coding sequence ATGAGCAGCAACAGCACCATCCCGACCACCACCCTCGGCACCGGCGGCCCGGTGGTCGGCGTCCAGGGCCTCGGCTGCATGGGCATGAGCGACTTCTACGGCGAGACCGACACGGCCGAGGCACTGGCCACCCTGGACCGGGCCCTGGAGCTCGGTGTCACCTTCCTCGACACTGCCGACATGTACGGCCACGGCGAGAACGAGAAGCTGATCGGCCCGTTCGTCCGGGCCAACCGGGACCGGGTGGTGGTCGCCACCAAGTTCTCCATCGAACGCCGGATCGACGACCCCACCTACCGGGCCGTGCGCAACGACCCCGCGTACATCCGGCAGGCCGTCGACGCCAGCCTGGGCCGTCTCGGCGTGGACGTCATCGACGTGTACTACATGCACCGCCGCAACCCCGAGGTGCCGCTGGCCGAGTCGGTCGGCGCGATGGGCGAGCTGGTGACGGCTGGGAAGGTCAGGTACCTGGGCCTGTCCGAGGTCACCGGCGCGGAGCTGCGCGAGGCGCACGCGGTGCACCCGATCACGGCCCTGCAGTCGGAGTGGTCGCTGTTCTCCCGGGACGTGGAGCGGTCTGCCGTGCCGGCGGCGGCCGAGCTCGGGGTGGCCTTCGTGCCCTATTCGCCGCTCGGCCGGGGGTTCCTGACCGGGGCCTTCGCCAACGCGAGCGAGCTGGGGGCGGCCGACTTCCGCAACTACCAGCCCCGCTTCACCGGCGACAACGCCGCGCAGAATGCTGCGCTGCTGACCCCGGTCCACAAGATCGCCGCGGCCCACGGAGCGACGGCGGCGCAGGTTGCTCTCGCCTGGGTCCAGCAACAGGGCGAGGTCCACGGCCTCGCGGTGGTGCCGATCCCCGGCACGCGGCGTCGGAGCCGGCTTGAGGAGAACGTGGGGGCGACGGCGCTGCACCTCAGCTCCGAGGAGCTGGCTGCGCTGGAGCCGATTGCCGCCGCGGTGGTGGGCGACCGGTATGCGGATATGACCGGGACGTCGGCCGCGCGCGAGTAG
- a CDS encoding G1 family glutamic endopeptidase: MSTTRRVTALSAGLLAVLGSAAPGLAASAPAFGDAPLQLSSPAGHHMVAQVGGVRNSSSSNWSGYAATGATFTSVSASWVQPTGKCTSATTYSSFWIGLDGDGSSTVEQTGSEVDCSGGSPQYYAWYEMYPAYPVNFSNTVKPGDHFTSSVTESGSHSFKLVLTDSTQGWTRTVTKTLSSAALASAEVIAEAPSSSSGVLPLTNFGTASFTSATANGQPIGNYSPDQINMVSGSTTKATTSALSGGNAFTVTWKHS, from the coding sequence ATGTCGACAACCCGTCGCGTCACCGCTCTGTCCGCCGGCCTGCTGGCCGTCCTCGGCTCCGCCGCCCCTGGACTGGCCGCGTCGGCCCCCGCGTTCGGCGACGCGCCGCTGCAGCTGTCGTCCCCCGCCGGTCACCACATGGTCGCGCAGGTCGGCGGAGTCCGGAACAGCTCCTCCTCCAACTGGTCCGGCTACGCCGCGACCGGCGCCACGTTCACCAGCGTCAGCGCCAGCTGGGTGCAGCCCACCGGCAAGTGCACCAGCGCCACGACCTACTCCAGCTTCTGGATCGGCCTGGACGGCGACGGCAGCAGCACGGTGGAGCAGACCGGCAGCGAGGTCGACTGCTCCGGCGGCTCCCCGCAGTACTACGCGTGGTACGAGATGTACCCGGCCTACCCGGTGAACTTCTCCAACACGGTCAAGCCCGGCGACCACTTCACCTCCTCGGTCACCGAGAGCGGCAGCCACTCCTTCAAGCTGGTCCTCACGGACAGCACCCAGGGCTGGACCAGGACCGTCACCAAGACCCTGAGCAGCGCCGCGCTGGCCTCCGCCGAGGTCATCGCCGAGGCCCCGTCCAGCAGCTCCGGCGTGCTGCCGCTGACCAACTTCGGCACCGCGTCGTTCACCAGCGCCACCGCCAACGGCCAGCCGATCGGGAACTACTCCCCCGACCAGATCAACATGGTCTCCGGCTCCACCACCAAGGCCACCACCTCCGCCCTGTCCGGCGGCAACGCCTTCACCGTGACCTGGAAGCACAGCTGA
- a CDS encoding alpha/beta hydrolase has protein sequence MRFRRTLIAAMVSFTVLAGTGAAAAGAAVSDEQIAITTPPAGSKAWTQDHSLDRDLPNPAKATATEVAAFFASLTRAQQQRLVHAYPLVVGNFDGAPLALRYQANAIAMEQELATQKARAADTSLSAGDRATAAGRAGILNTLLTPDRQILAFDPRGRGLVAEVFGNLSTAQRVSVVVPGSDMDLAHFVRTDQPLKGAAGMAEALRAEEAKVSPDTSTAVIAWSGYVTPVGLGADAATARLAQAAAPRLESLLDGLKITSHPETAPSLYCHSYGSVVCGIAAPKIDAPQGVTDMVVFGSPGMDVPDAAALGTGVRLWATARNPGDWIGNVPYLEVAGLGHGADPTSTDFGSRVIASTGASGHNGYLSAGTASLRNFADIALDRYADVVCSNNNGGCISGL, from the coding sequence ATGCGGTTCAGGCGCACGCTGATAGCTGCGATGGTGTCCTTCACTGTTCTCGCGGGCACCGGGGCGGCAGCCGCAGGAGCCGCGGTCTCCGACGAGCAGATCGCGATCACCACTCCGCCGGCCGGCAGCAAGGCCTGGACACAGGACCACTCGCTGGACCGCGACCTCCCGAACCCGGCCAAGGCCACGGCGACCGAGGTCGCCGCGTTCTTCGCCTCGCTCACCAGGGCCCAGCAGCAGCGTCTGGTGCACGCCTATCCGCTGGTGGTCGGCAACTTCGACGGCGCGCCGCTGGCGCTGCGCTACCAGGCCAACGCGATCGCCATGGAGCAGGAGCTCGCCACCCAGAAGGCCCGCGCCGCGGACACCTCGCTCAGCGCCGGTGACCGCGCCACGGCTGCCGGACGGGCCGGGATCCTGAACACCCTGCTCACCCCCGACCGCCAGATCCTGGCCTTCGACCCGCGCGGACGCGGTCTGGTGGCCGAGGTCTTCGGCAACCTGTCCACCGCGCAGCGGGTGTCCGTGGTGGTCCCCGGCTCCGACATGGACCTGGCCCACTTCGTGCGCACCGACCAGCCGCTCAAGGGCGCCGCCGGGATGGCGGAGGCGCTGCGCGCGGAGGAGGCCAAGGTCTCGCCGGACACCAGCACGGCGGTCATAGCGTGGTCCGGCTATGTCACCCCGGTCGGCCTGGGCGCGGACGCGGCCACGGCCCGCCTTGCTCAGGCTGCCGCGCCGCGGCTGGAGAGCCTGCTGGACGGGCTCAAGATCACCTCGCACCCGGAGACGGCGCCGTCCTTGTACTGCCACTCCTACGGCTCGGTGGTGTGCGGGATCGCCGCACCGAAGATCGACGCGCCGCAGGGGGTCACCGACATGGTGGTCTTCGGCAGCCCCGGCATGGACGTCCCCGACGCGGCGGCGCTCGGCACCGGCGTGCGGCTGTGGGCGACGGCGCGGAACCCAGGCGACTGGATCGGCAACGTTCCGTACCTGGAGGTCGCCGGGCTCGGCCACGGGGCCGATCCGACCAGCACGGACTTCGGCTCCCGGGTGATCGCCTCGACCGGGGCCAGCGGGCACAACGGGTACCTGTCCGCGGGGACGGCGAGCCTGCGGAACTTCGCGGACATCGCGCTGGACCGCTATGCGGATGTGGTCTGTTCGAACAACAACGGCGGGTGCATTTCGGGGCTCTGA
- a CDS encoding peroxiredoxin: MAIEVGTEAPDFELKNQHGELVRLSDFRGEKNVVLVFYPFAFTGVCTGELCSLEKDLPQFQNDDVQILAVSNDSPFTLRVFAEKEGLEYPLLSDFWPHGAASRAYGVFDEEKGCAVRGTFVIDKAGVVRWTVVNGLPDARDQQEYLKALAAL; encoded by the coding sequence ATGGCTATCGAGGTCGGCACCGAGGCTCCGGACTTTGAGCTCAAGAACCAGCACGGCGAGCTGGTCAGGCTCTCCGACTTCCGCGGCGAGAAGAACGTCGTGCTGGTCTTCTACCCCTTCGCGTTCACCGGTGTCTGCACCGGCGAGCTGTGCAGCCTGGAGAAGGACCTGCCGCAGTTCCAGAACGACGACGTGCAGATCCTGGCCGTCTCCAACGACTCGCCGTTCACGCTCCGCGTGTTCGCCGAGAAGGAGGGCCTGGAGTACCCGCTGCTGTCGGACTTCTGGCCGCACGGCGCCGCCTCCCGTGCCTACGGCGTGTTCGACGAGGAGAAGGGCTGCGCGGTGCGCGGCACCTTCGTCATCGACAAGGCCGGCGTGGTCCGCTGGACCGTCGTCAACGGCCTGCCGGACGCGCGCGACCAGCAGGAGTACCTGAAGGCGCTCGCCGCCCTCTGA
- a CDS encoding TerD family protein gives MGVTLAKGGNVSLSKAAPNLTAVQIGLGWEARATTGADFDLDASALLCSNGRVLGDEYFIFYNNLKSPEGSVEHMGDELVGGTGADDDEVVKVNLTQVPPQVDKIVFPVSIYDAEARLQNFGQVRNAYIRVLNQADGAELARYDLSEDASNETAMIFGELYRYNNEWKFRAVGQGYASGLRGIALDFGVNVQ, from the coding sequence ATGGGTGTCACGCTCGCCAAGGGCGGCAACGTCTCGTTGTCCAAGGCCGCCCCCAACCTCACCGCCGTGCAGATCGGGCTGGGCTGGGAGGCGAGGGCGACCACCGGTGCCGACTTCGACCTGGACGCCAGCGCCCTGCTCTGCTCCAACGGCCGGGTGCTGGGGGATGAGTACTTCATCTTCTACAACAACCTCAAGAGCCCCGAGGGTTCGGTCGAGCACATGGGCGACGAACTCGTGGGCGGTACCGGCGCGGACGACGACGAGGTCGTCAAGGTCAATCTGACCCAGGTCCCGCCGCAGGTCGACAAGATTGTTTTCCCGGTTTCGATCTATGACGCCGAGGCCCGGCTGCAGAACTTCGGCCAGGTCCGCAATGCCTACATCCGGGTGCTGAACCAGGCCGACGGCGCGGAGTTGGCGCGCTACGACCTCTCCGAGGACGCCTCCAACGAGACCGCGATGATTTTCGGCGAGCTGTACCGCTACAACAACGAGTGGAAGTTCCGCGCGGTGGGGCAGGGGTACGCGTCGGGGCTTCGGGGCATCGCCCTAGACTTCGGAGTTAACGTTCAGTAA
- a CDS encoding helix-turn-helix transcriptional regulator, whose amino-acid sequence MNHTQWKLARDRKALEGYTEAPEVETMRTEIRMAFDLGQAVYDRRVELGISQTELAKRANMTQPQVSKLELGGTVPTLPLLARLAKALDASLNIALDGDTSTVAFIAHAA is encoded by the coding sequence ATGAACCACACCCAGTGGAAGCTTGCCCGTGACCGGAAGGCCCTCGAGGGTTACACCGAGGCGCCCGAGGTCGAAACGATGCGAACCGAGATCCGTATGGCCTTCGATCTCGGTCAGGCGGTCTACGACCGCCGCGTCGAGCTGGGCATTTCTCAGACAGAACTGGCCAAGCGAGCCAACATGACCCAGCCTCAGGTCTCGAAGCTCGAACTCGGCGGCACTGTTCCTACGCTCCCCCTGCTGGCCCGCCTTGCCAAGGCGCTGGACGCATCGCTGAACATCGCTCTGGATGGCGACACCTCCACGGTCGCCTTCATCGCGCATGCTGCATGA
- the aceE gene encoding pyruvate dehydrogenase (acetyl-transferring), homodimeric type, whose protein sequence is MASGSDRNPIIIGGLPSQVPDFDPEETSEWLESLDAAIDERGRERARYLMLRLIERAREKRVAVPEMRSTDYINTIATKNEPFFPGNEEIERKVLNATRWNAAVMVSRAQRPGIGVGGHIATFASSASLYDVGFNYFFRGKDADGESGDQIFFQGHASPGIYARAFLLDRLSEQQLDSFRQEKSKAPYGLSSYPHPRLMPDFWEFPTVSMGLGPLGAIYQARMNRYLQHRGIKDTSQSHVYAFLGDGEMDEPESLGQLSLAARENLDNLTFVVNCNLQRLDGPVRGNGKIIQELESQFRGAGWNVIKLIWDRNWDPLLAQDRDGVLVNKLNTTPDGQFQTYATESGAYIRENFFGGDLRLRKMVEDLTDQQIQHLGRGGHDHAKVYAAFKAAREHVGQPTVILAQTVKGWTLGPNFEGRNATHQMKKLTTEDLKRFRDRLHLPITDKQLDEGYPPYYHPGKDSEEIQYMHDRRSELGGYMPTRKVRPVKLELPGDDTYKLLKKGSGKQEMASTMAFVRLLKDLMRDKEIGKRFVPIAPDEYRTFGMDSLFPSAKIYNPQGQLYESVDRELLLAYKESPNGQMLHDGISEAGCTASLIAAGSSYATHGEPLIPVYVFYSMFGFQRTGDQFWQMADQLARGFVLGATAGRTTLTGEGLQHADGHSHLLASTNPAVVAYDPAFGFEIAHIVQDGLRRMYGSSAEFPHGEDVFYYMTVYNEPMLMPAEPENVDVDGILKGLHKYAPATGGQIPAQILASGVGVPWALEAQRILAEEWNVKADVWSATSWTELRRDAIAVEEFNLLHPEEEQRVPYVTSKLSGSEGPFVAVSDWMRAVPDQISRWVPGQWQSLGADGFGFADTRGAARRFFHIDAQSVVLGVLTELAKQGKIDRSALKAAIDRYQLLDVSAAHPGAAGGDA, encoded by the coding sequence GTGGCTTCCGGATCCGATCGCAACCCGATCATCATTGGCGGCCTGCCCAGCCAGGTCCCGGACTTCGATCCCGAGGAGACCAGCGAGTGGCTGGAATCGCTCGACGCCGCCATCGACGAGCGGGGCCGTGAACGCGCCCGCTACCTGATGCTGCGGCTCATCGAGCGCGCCCGCGAGAAGCGTGTCGCCGTGCCCGAGATGCGCAGCACGGACTACATCAACACCATCGCGACCAAGAACGAGCCGTTCTTCCCCGGCAACGAGGAGATCGAGCGCAAGGTCCTCAACGCGACCCGCTGGAACGCGGCCGTCATGGTCTCCCGCGCGCAGCGACCCGGTATCGGCGTGGGCGGCCACATCGCCACCTTCGCCTCCTCCGCGTCCCTCTACGACGTGGGCTTCAACTACTTCTTCCGGGGCAAGGACGCCGACGGCGAGTCCGGCGACCAGATCTTCTTCCAGGGCCACGCCTCCCCCGGCATCTACGCCCGCGCCTTCCTGCTGGACCGGCTGAGCGAGCAGCAGCTCGACTCCTTCCGCCAGGAGAAGTCGAAGGCCCCCTACGGCCTGTCGAGCTACCCGCACCCGCGGCTGATGCCGGACTTCTGGGAGTTCCCGACCGTCTCCATGGGCCTGGGCCCGCTGGGCGCGATCTACCAGGCGCGGATGAACCGCTACCTGCAGCACCGCGGCATCAAGGACACCTCGCAGTCGCACGTCTACGCCTTCCTCGGCGACGGCGAGATGGACGAGCCCGAGTCGCTGGGCCAGCTGTCCCTCGCGGCCCGCGAGAACCTGGACAATCTGACCTTCGTGGTCAACTGCAACCTGCAGCGCCTGGACGGCCCGGTCCGCGGCAACGGCAAGATCATCCAGGAGCTGGAGTCGCAGTTCCGCGGCGCCGGCTGGAACGTCATCAAGCTGATCTGGGACCGTAACTGGGACCCGCTGCTGGCGCAGGACCGCGACGGCGTCCTGGTCAACAAGCTGAACACCACCCCGGACGGCCAGTTCCAGACCTACGCCACCGAGTCCGGCGCGTACATCCGGGAGAACTTCTTCGGCGGCGACCTGCGGCTGCGGAAGATGGTCGAGGACCTGACCGACCAGCAGATCCAGCACCTGGGCCGTGGCGGCCACGACCACGCCAAGGTCTACGCGGCGTTCAAGGCGGCCCGCGAGCACGTCGGCCAGCCGACCGTGATCCTGGCGCAGACCGTCAAGGGCTGGACCCTCGGTCCCAACTTCGAGGGCCGCAACGCGACCCACCAGATGAAGAAGCTGACCACCGAGGACCTCAAGCGCTTCCGCGACCGGCTGCACCTGCCGATCACCGACAAGCAGCTGGACGAGGGCTACCCGCCCTACTACCACCCGGGCAAGGACTCGGAGGAGATCCAGTACATGCACGACCGGCGCAGCGAGCTGGGCGGCTACATGCCCACCCGCAAGGTGCGCCCGGTCAAGCTGGAGCTCCCCGGCGACGACACCTACAAGCTGCTCAAGAAGGGCTCCGGCAAGCAGGAGATGGCCAGCACCATGGCCTTCGTCCGGCTGCTCAAGGACCTGATGCGGGACAAGGAGATCGGCAAGCGCTTCGTGCCGATCGCCCCCGACGAGTACCGCACCTTCGGCATGGACTCGCTGTTCCCCTCGGCGAAGATCTACAACCCGCAGGGCCAGCTGTACGAGTCGGTGGACCGCGAACTGCTGCTCGCCTACAAGGAGTCGCCGAACGGGCAGATGCTGCACGACGGCATCTCCGAGGCCGGCTGCACCGCCTCGCTGATCGCCGCTGGTTCCTCCTACGCGACCCACGGCGAGCCGCTGATCCCGGTCTACGTCTTCTACTCGATGTTCGGGTTCCAGCGCACCGGCGACCAGTTCTGGCAGATGGCCGACCAGCTGGCGCGCGGCTTCGTCCTCGGCGCCACCGCCGGCCGCACCACCCTCACGGGTGAGGGCCTGCAGCACGCCGACGGCCACAGCCACCTGCTGGCCTCGACCAACCCGGCCGTGGTCGCCTACGACCCGGCCTTCGGGTTCGAGATCGCCCACATCGTGCAGGACGGCTTGCGCCGGATGTACGGCAGCAGCGCCGAGTTCCCGCACGGCGAGGACGTCTTCTACTACATGACGGTCTACAACGAGCCGATGCTGATGCCCGCGGAGCCCGAGAACGTCGACGTCGACGGCATCCTCAAGGGCCTGCACAAGTACGCCCCGGCGACCGGCGGCCAGATCCCGGCGCAGATCCTCGCCTCCGGTGTGGGCGTGCCATGGGCCCTGGAGGCCCAGCGCATCCTCGCCGAGGAGTGGAACGTCAAGGCCGACGTCTGGTCCGCGACCTCCTGGACCGAGCTGCGCCGCGACGCCATCGCGGTGGAGGAGTTCAACCTGCTCCACCCGGAGGAGGAGCAGCGCGTCCCGTACGTCACCAGCAAGCTGAGCGGCTCCGAGGGCCCGTTCGTGGCCGTCTCGGACTGGATGCGCGCGGTGCCGGACCAGATCTCGCGCTGGGTCCCGGGCCAGTGGCAGTCGCTGGGCGCGGACGGCTTCGGCTTCGCCGACACCCGTGGCGCGGCCCGTCGCTTCTTCCACATCGACGCCCAGTCGGTGGTCCTCGGTGTGCTCACCGAGCTCGCCAAGCAGGGCAAGATCGACCGTTCGGCACTGAAGGCGGCCATCGACCGCTACCAGCTGCTGGACGTCTCGGCGGCCCACCCGGGCGCGGCCGGCGGCGACGCCTGA